The Geotrypetes seraphini chromosome 8, aGeoSer1.1, whole genome shotgun sequence genome includes a region encoding these proteins:
- the LOC117364550 gene encoding probable G-protein coupled receptor 132 isoform X2 — protein sequence MATAAAGPGVRRRGVPAAAGNQPVSEMEEEASWQPGGSCNQHCDPCESQIDDNRVNYPLQIGPVALKLISLYFSPQKLMLATPLPTSSEQTTMTLSLTPNPLLVSVVPALNSSTACSQEHARCGIDFQSGQVQQRKNVLSIYLLNLAICDLLYIFTLPLWIFYVLNNHTWTLGGPVCYLVAFIFYSNMYISVLLLCCISLDRYLAVVYPVRSLAIRSRRTAGLVSGLVTLIVFTFHLVVSVKAGKQENATCYDRYPLQGSIASSNYFRFTAGFLLPLLVLIFSYMRIFQGVNQSSTLSNQKKNKVKRLSFAVIGIFLLCFAPYHLLLLVRTAMFSHMGPCSSCAFERKVHVVFSLSLAVSSLNSALDPVLYVLVTDSIKEDLRKAFGCQGTVSPNSMAQVQISMPATQSVSLQLS from the exons TTGCAACCAACACTGTGACCCATGCGAAAGTCAAATTGATGACAATCGAGTAAATTATCCTCTACAAATTGGTCCAGTTGCTTTAAAACTGATTTCTCTATACTTTTCTCCCCAAAAG CTGATGCTGGCTACACCTCTCCCTACTTCCTCTGAGCAAACCACAATGACCCTCAGCCTGACTCCTAATCCCCTGCTGGTGTCGGTGGTACCTGCTTTGAATAGCAGCACTGCTTGCTCTCAGGAGCATGCCCGCTGTGGAATCGACTTCCAGTCTGGCCAG GTGCAGCAAAGGAAGAATGTCCTAAGCATCTACCTGCTGAATCTGGCCATCTGTGACCTGCTTTATATCTTCACGCTACCCTTGTGGATCTTCTATGTCCTGAACAATCACACCTGGACCCTGGGAGGGCCTGTCTGCTACTTGGTAGCTTTTATCTTCTACTCCAACATGTATATCAGTGTCCTCTTATTATGCTGTATCTCTCTGGACCGCTACCTAGCAGTGGTGTATCCTGTCCGCTCGCTGGCCATACGCAGCCGCAGGACAGCAGGCCTTGTCAGTGGCCTGGTCACCCTGATAGTGTTCACCTTTCATTTGGTTGTGTCTGTGAAAGCTGGGAAGCAAGAAAATGCCACCTGTTACGATAGGTATCCACTGCAGGGCAGCATCGCCTCCTCTAACTACTTCCGTTTCACAGCAGGCttcctgctgccactgctggtcctgATTTTCTCTTATATGAGGATTTTCCAGGGTGTGAACCAAAGCAGCACCCTTAGCAACCAGAAGAAAAACAAGGTCAAACGGCTGTCTTTTGCTGTCATAGGCATCTTCCTGCTGTGCTTTGCTCCGTACCACCTCCTGTTACTGGTCCGCACAGCTATGTTCTCTCACATGGGCCCTTGCTCCAGCTGTGCTTTTGAGAGAAAAGTCCATGTTGTCTTCTCCTTGTCCCTGGCTGTCTCCAGTCTGAATAGTGCTCTGGACCCTGTCCTCTATGTGCTGGTCACTGACAGCATAAAGGAGGATCTCAGGAAGGCTTTTGGCTGCCAAGGGACTGTAAGTCCAAATTCCATGGCACAAGTGCAAATTTCAATGCCAGCCACACAGTCTGTCAGTTTGCAACTATCATAA
- the LOC117364550 gene encoding probable G-protein coupled receptor 132 isoform X1: MATAAAGPGVRRRGVPAAAGNQPVSEMEEEASWQPGGSCNQHCDPCESQIDDNRVNYPLQIGPVALKLISLYFSPQKLMLATPLPTSSEQTTMTLSLTPNPLLVSVVPALNSSTACSQEHARCGIDFQSGQVLIACLYGVVFLLGLAMNALTLWPIMLQVQQRKNVLSIYLLNLAICDLLYIFTLPLWIFYVLNNHTWTLGGPVCYLVAFIFYSNMYISVLLLCCISLDRYLAVVYPVRSLAIRSRRTAGLVSGLVTLIVFTFHLVVSVKAGKQENATCYDRYPLQGSIASSNYFRFTAGFLLPLLVLIFSYMRIFQGVNQSSTLSNQKKNKVKRLSFAVIGIFLLCFAPYHLLLLVRTAMFSHMGPCSSCAFERKVHVVFSLSLAVSSLNSALDPVLYVLVTDSIKEDLRKAFGCQGTVSPNSMAQVQISMPATQSVSLQLS; this comes from the exons TTGCAACCAACACTGTGACCCATGCGAAAGTCAAATTGATGACAATCGAGTAAATTATCCTCTACAAATTGGTCCAGTTGCTTTAAAACTGATTTCTCTATACTTTTCTCCCCAAAAG CTGATGCTGGCTACACCTCTCCCTACTTCCTCTGAGCAAACCACAATGACCCTCAGCCTGACTCCTAATCCCCTGCTGGTGTCGGTGGTACCTGCTTTGAATAGCAGCACTGCTTGCTCTCAGGAGCATGCCCGCTGTGGAATCGACTTCCAGTCTGGCCAGGTGCTCATTGCTTGCCTGTACGGTGTAGTTTTCCTACTGGGTCTGGCTATGAATGCCCTAACACTATGGCCCATCATGTTGCAGGTGCAGCAAAGGAAGAATGTCCTAAGCATCTACCTGCTGAATCTGGCCATCTGTGACCTGCTTTATATCTTCACGCTACCCTTGTGGATCTTCTATGTCCTGAACAATCACACCTGGACCCTGGGAGGGCCTGTCTGCTACTTGGTAGCTTTTATCTTCTACTCCAACATGTATATCAGTGTCCTCTTATTATGCTGTATCTCTCTGGACCGCTACCTAGCAGTGGTGTATCCTGTCCGCTCGCTGGCCATACGCAGCCGCAGGACAGCAGGCCTTGTCAGTGGCCTGGTCACCCTGATAGTGTTCACCTTTCATTTGGTTGTGTCTGTGAAAGCTGGGAAGCAAGAAAATGCCACCTGTTACGATAGGTATCCACTGCAGGGCAGCATCGCCTCCTCTAACTACTTCCGTTTCACAGCAGGCttcctgctgccactgctggtcctgATTTTCTCTTATATGAGGATTTTCCAGGGTGTGAACCAAAGCAGCACCCTTAGCAACCAGAAGAAAAACAAGGTCAAACGGCTGTCTTTTGCTGTCATAGGCATCTTCCTGCTGTGCTTTGCTCCGTACCACCTCCTGTTACTGGTCCGCACAGCTATGTTCTCTCACATGGGCCCTTGCTCCAGCTGTGCTTTTGAGAGAAAAGTCCATGTTGTCTTCTCCTTGTCCCTGGCTGTCTCCAGTCTGAATAGTGCTCTGGACCCTGTCCTCTATGTGCTGGTCACTGACAGCATAAAGGAGGATCTCAGGAAGGCTTTTGGCTGCCAAGGGACTGTAAGTCCAAATTCCATGGCACAAGTGCAAATTTCAATGCCAGCCACACAGTCTGTCAGTTTGCAACTATCATAA
- the LOC117364550 gene encoding probable G-protein coupled receptor 132 isoform X3: MLATPLPTSSEQTTMTLSLTPNPLLVSVVPALNSSTACSQEHARCGIDFQSGQVLIACLYGVVFLLGLAMNALTLWPIMLQVQQRKNVLSIYLLNLAICDLLYIFTLPLWIFYVLNNHTWTLGGPVCYLVAFIFYSNMYISVLLLCCISLDRYLAVVYPVRSLAIRSRRTAGLVSGLVTLIVFTFHLVVSVKAGKQENATCYDRYPLQGSIASSNYFRFTAGFLLPLLVLIFSYMRIFQGVNQSSTLSNQKKNKVKRLSFAVIGIFLLCFAPYHLLLLVRTAMFSHMGPCSSCAFERKVHVVFSLSLAVSSLNSALDPVLYVLVTDSIKEDLRKAFGCQGTVSPNSMAQVQISMPATQSVSLQLS, encoded by the coding sequence ATGCTGGCTACACCTCTCCCTACTTCCTCTGAGCAAACCACAATGACCCTCAGCCTGACTCCTAATCCCCTGCTGGTGTCGGTGGTACCTGCTTTGAATAGCAGCACTGCTTGCTCTCAGGAGCATGCCCGCTGTGGAATCGACTTCCAGTCTGGCCAGGTGCTCATTGCTTGCCTGTACGGTGTAGTTTTCCTACTGGGTCTGGCTATGAATGCCCTAACACTATGGCCCATCATGTTGCAGGTGCAGCAAAGGAAGAATGTCCTAAGCATCTACCTGCTGAATCTGGCCATCTGTGACCTGCTTTATATCTTCACGCTACCCTTGTGGATCTTCTATGTCCTGAACAATCACACCTGGACCCTGGGAGGGCCTGTCTGCTACTTGGTAGCTTTTATCTTCTACTCCAACATGTATATCAGTGTCCTCTTATTATGCTGTATCTCTCTGGACCGCTACCTAGCAGTGGTGTATCCTGTCCGCTCGCTGGCCATACGCAGCCGCAGGACAGCAGGCCTTGTCAGTGGCCTGGTCACCCTGATAGTGTTCACCTTTCATTTGGTTGTGTCTGTGAAAGCTGGGAAGCAAGAAAATGCCACCTGTTACGATAGGTATCCACTGCAGGGCAGCATCGCCTCCTCTAACTACTTCCGTTTCACAGCAGGCttcctgctgccactgctggtcctgATTTTCTCTTATATGAGGATTTTCCAGGGTGTGAACCAAAGCAGCACCCTTAGCAACCAGAAGAAAAACAAGGTCAAACGGCTGTCTTTTGCTGTCATAGGCATCTTCCTGCTGTGCTTTGCTCCGTACCACCTCCTGTTACTGGTCCGCACAGCTATGTTCTCTCACATGGGCCCTTGCTCCAGCTGTGCTTTTGAGAGAAAAGTCCATGTTGTCTTCTCCTTGTCCCTGGCTGTCTCCAGTCTGAATAGTGCTCTGGACCCTGTCCTCTATGTGCTGGTCACTGACAGCATAAAGGAGGATCTCAGGAAGGCTTTTGGCTGCCAAGGGACTGTAAGTCCAAATTCCATGGCACAAGTGCAAATTTCAATGCCAGCCACACAGTCTGTCAGTTTGCAACTATCATAA